From Mucilaginibacter rubeus, a single genomic window includes:
- a CDS encoding SusC/RagA family TonB-linked outer membrane protein → MRKLDSSNFFRCCCFLMVLLGQSVYGFAQMALTSNNRVHAKSFGYTAPQAVESKILLKDALDNLKKQFNVQIAYQEGLLDNKFVPANLTTNISQLTLDDNLKQLLSAFQLTYRKINDNQISIFTVKDVNVAVAAVTLTGKVVDAGDGQPVIGASVYLKMDNKVGATTDLSGNFKLIIPDKYAGKPLTLVVAYVGYNQEEVPVTDPTSPLQIKLAQNNKALNEVVVTALGISKQKKSLGYSVTEVKGTEFTQARENNVANALTGKVAGVNAAGLSTGPGGSSRVVIRGNGGLAGDNQPLYVVNGMPIDNSVPGGAATVNGITNNVDRGDGIAAINPDDIESISVLKGGTAAALYGSRAANGVILITTKKGRIQKGVGVEFNSTATYDNVAVFPDYQYEYGQGDGGVKPITLAAAQASGRRSWGAKIDGSTDYVAVDGLAHPYVAQKNNLKNFYQTGSTYTNSLAFVGGNEAFTYRFSAADLNSKGILPGTTYDRKTFNLALNGKLSNKLSIEALAQYNVETGHNRTGAGDALGNPNWTPLEVANTVDVRWLKPGYDAMGNEMVWNDASIASNGYFVINKYKEDDVKNRFIGQGSIIYSPIKDLTFKATISRDFFNYNYTNILPTGTLYTPNGQYAGIKSDVSETNELATVSYRTKIISDLNVGILGGVNSRKNATNQLTFSGSQFTIPYFYSFTNLAVSSTTPYNAKIVTNSVFGSADFDYKSLVFLSFTGRKDWFSTLSPKSNSIFYPSIGGSFILSDAVKLPEFFNMAKLRGSWAQVGGGAPDPYVINLTYSNVPSAGQPLQNVTSNNITNSNLKPYTSTTFEGGFELQMLKNRLGLDVTLYDRKTTNDIVNTAISSTSGYNNVILNVGEVSNKGIEVLLNGTPVKTANFTWTTSYNVAYNDNKVVKLAPGLNTIQLATSVGNWGILDNIEGKPFGMLVGTRMQKDAQGNVVFNAITGLPIQTPLQQLGKSVAPLTMGLTNEFRYKRFSLNFLVDGKFGNKVFSVMEVYATRLGLMKSTLPGRENGLVLNGVDQTGAPYTRTVPVSGLRSYYDNYKTYSDLFLHDGSFVKLRQVILSYALPTNLLNKVKIQSASISFVARNLWTIYKKTDNFDPEQSFTNSNAQGFESIGLPRTRSLGVNLAVKF, encoded by the coding sequence ATGCGAAAACTCGACTCATCAAATTTTTTTAGATGTTGCTGTTTCCTGATGGTTTTGCTCGGCCAGTCGGTTTACGGTTTTGCCCAAATGGCATTAACCAGTAACAACCGTGTGCACGCCAAAAGCTTCGGTTATACGGCACCCCAGGCTGTTGAAAGCAAGATCCTACTGAAAGACGCGCTCGATAACCTGAAAAAACAGTTTAATGTTCAGATAGCTTACCAGGAAGGTTTGCTTGATAACAAGTTTGTACCGGCAAATTTAACAACCAATATAAGCCAGTTAACACTTGATGATAATTTAAAACAATTGTTATCGGCCTTTCAGCTAACCTATCGTAAGATAAATGATAACCAGATTTCCATTTTTACAGTAAAGGATGTTAATGTGGCTGTTGCAGCGGTTACATTAACCGGTAAAGTTGTTGATGCTGGCGATGGCCAGCCGGTTATTGGCGCATCGGTTTACTTAAAAATGGATAATAAAGTAGGGGCAACCACCGATTTATCAGGTAATTTTAAGCTGATAATACCAGACAAGTATGCTGGTAAGCCCCTAACCCTTGTGGTGGCCTATGTAGGATATAACCAGGAGGAAGTTCCTGTAACCGATCCTACGTCGCCTTTACAAATTAAACTCGCGCAAAATAACAAAGCCCTTAATGAGGTTGTAGTTACCGCGCTTGGTATCAGCAAGCAGAAAAAATCCTTAGGCTATTCGGTTACCGAGGTAAAAGGTACCGAATTTACCCAGGCACGTGAAAATAACGTAGCTAACGCACTTACCGGTAAAGTGGCCGGTGTTAACGCGGCTGGTTTATCAACCGGTCCGGGCGGATCAAGCCGCGTGGTGATCAGGGGTAACGGTGGCCTTGCAGGTGATAACCAGCCATTATATGTGGTGAACGGTATGCCGATTGACAACAGTGTACCGGGCGGTGCAGCAACTGTTAACGGTATCACCAACAACGTTGACCGTGGCGATGGTATAGCAGCTATCAATCCTGATGATATTGAATCGATCAGCGTGCTTAAAGGTGGTACTGCTGCCGCGCTTTACGGTTCAAGGGCGGCAAATGGTGTTATTTTGATCACCACCAAAAAAGGTCGCATCCAAAAAGGCGTAGGGGTTGAGTTTAACTCTACAGCTACCTATGATAATGTTGCTGTGTTTCCTGATTATCAGTATGAATACGGACAGGGTGACGGTGGCGTAAAACCAATCACACTGGCAGCCGCACAAGCCAGCGGAAGACGCTCATGGGGAGCAAAAATTGACGGCTCAACCGACTATGTTGCTGTCGACGGGCTTGCACACCCTTATGTAGCGCAGAAGAACAATCTTAAAAACTTTTACCAAACAGGTAGCACTTATACCAATAGCCTCGCATTTGTAGGTGGCAATGAAGCCTTTACTTACAGGTTTTCGGCTGCCGATCTGAACAGTAAAGGTATTTTGCCGGGGACTACCTATGATCGTAAAACTTTTAACCTTGCGCTAAACGGAAAGCTAAGTAACAAGCTTTCAATAGAGGCTTTAGCGCAGTACAACGTCGAAACAGGCCATAACCGTACCGGTGCAGGCGACGCGTTGGGTAACCCTAACTGGACACCGCTTGAAGTAGCTAACACGGTTGATGTTCGCTGGCTTAAACCAGGTTATGATGCGATGGGTAACGAAATGGTTTGGAATGACGCGTCAATCGCTTCAAACGGGTACTTTGTGATCAACAAATACAAAGAGGACGATGTAAAGAACCGTTTTATAGGCCAGGGATCAATCATTTATTCGCCTATCAAAGACCTTACTTTTAAGGCAACTATCAGCCGCGACTTTTTTAACTACAACTATACCAACATATTGCCAACCGGTACCCTATATACTCCTAATGGCCAGTACGCAGGTATCAAGTCGGATGTATCTGAAACAAACGAATTGGCTACGGTTAGTTACCGGACTAAGATTATCAGCGATTTAAACGTGGGCATTTTGGGTGGTGTAAACAGCCGTAAAAACGCAACTAACCAGTTAACGTTTAGCGGTTCGCAATTTACTATCCCCTATTTTTACAGTTTTACCAACCTTGCTGTTTCATCAACAACGCCGTATAACGCCAAAATCGTAACCAACTCGGTTTTTGGCTCGGCCGATTTTGATTACAAGAGCCTGGTGTTCCTGTCGTTCACCGGTAGGAAGGATTGGTTTTCGACACTTAGTCCTAAAAGTAACAGCATTTTCTATCCAAGTATAGGCGGTAGCTTTATCCTTTCGGATGCTGTTAAACTCCCTGAGTTTTTTAACATGGCCAAACTGCGCGGTTCATGGGCGCAGGTAGGTGGCGGTGCTCCCGATCCGTATGTTATTAACCTTACTTACAGCAATGTGCCAAGTGCCGGACAGCCACTGCAAAACGTAACAAGCAACAACATCACCAACAGCAACCTTAAGCCTTACACTTCAACAACGTTTGAAGGTGGTTTTGAGTTGCAGATGCTCAAGAACCGTTTAGGTTTGGATGTTACCTTGTATGATCGTAAAACAACCAACGATATCGTAAACACGGCCATTTCTTCAACTTCAGGCTATAATAACGTGATCCTGAATGTTGGCGAAGTAAGCAATAAGGGTATTGAGGTTTTATTGAATGGCACACCTGTAAAAACAGCCAATTTCACCTGGACTACAAGCTATAACGTGGCTTACAACGATAACAAAGTTGTTAAACTGGCACCAGGTCTTAACACCATTCAGTTGGCTACCTCGGTAGGTAACTGGGGTATTTTAGATAATATTGAAGGCAAACCATTTGGTATGCTGGTTGGTACCCGTATGCAAAAGGATGCTCAAGGCAATGTGGTATTTAATGCCATTACTGGCTTGCCGATACAAACCCCGCTGCAGCAGCTGGGTAAAAGCGTTGCTCCGCTTACTATGGGTTTAACTAACGAATTCAGGTATAAAAGGTTCTCGTTAAACTTCCTGGTTGATGGTAAGTTTGGCAACAAGGTGTTTTCGGTAATGGAAGTTTACGCCACCCGTTTAGGCTTGATGAAATCAACATTGCCGGGCAGGGAAAACGGATTGGTGTTGAATGGTGTTGATCAAACAGGTGCTCCTTATACCCGCACGGTGCCGGTAAGCGGCTTAAGGTCATACTATGATAACTATAAAACATACTCCGACCTGTTTTTGCACGATGGCAGCTTTGTTAAGCTCCGCCAGGTTATCCTGTCGTACGCTCTTCCAACCAACCTTTTAAACAAAGTTAAAATCCAATCGGCCAGTATTTCTTTTGTTGCCCGGAACCTTTGGACTATCTATAAGAAGACAGACAACTTCGATCCGGAACAAAGCTTTACAAACAGTAACGCGCAGGGATTCGAGTCTATCGGTTTGCCGCGTACACGCTCACTTGGTGTAAACCTGGCTGTTAAGTTTTAA
- a CDS encoding FecR family protein has protein sequence MLTSKYSNYTLADYLEDDDFVRSVINPSANDGLLWQEIAAQYPGQRKIIADASKIITTYRKQDVFTNSNNQEKVWLKIAATLQTDQVKPQIFTLNKYLRVAAMLLLVSSIGIALWLTKARQQEIDTPFGELRTVNLPDGSTVVLNGNSKLSYKDNWDKNPREVWISGEGLFNVKHINKDPHSIKPAERFIVHCSDMNIEVLGTTFNVRSRHNKTDVGLVQGKIRLDYVDAVSAKQSLIMKPGDYVRHAYKKNVTRVFLPVPEKITKWTKHQLLFNDATLAQISEIMTDDYGYHVSFSRPELTTLKIEGEINVPNVDELIETISTTLPVKIIRTDKNITITKQN, from the coding sequence ATGCTAACCTCAAAATATAGTAATTATACCCTTGCCGATTATTTAGAAGATGACGATTTTGTTCGTTCGGTCATCAATCCATCTGCAAATGATGGTTTATTATGGCAGGAAATAGCTGCCCAATATCCCGGTCAGCGAAAAATAATTGCCGACGCGTCAAAAATCATCACCACTTACCGGAAGCAGGACGTTTTTACCAATAGTAATAACCAGGAAAAGGTTTGGCTCAAAATAGCTGCTACTTTACAAACCGATCAGGTTAAGCCCCAAATATTCACATTAAACAAATACCTCCGTGTTGCCGCGATGCTATTGCTGGTATCGTCTATCGGTATCGCGCTGTGGCTTACTAAAGCCCGTCAGCAAGAAATTGATACTCCCTTTGGCGAATTGCGTACGGTTAACTTGCCTGATGGTTCAACCGTTGTGCTTAACGGAAACTCAAAATTAAGCTACAAAGACAATTGGGATAAAAACCCGCGTGAGGTTTGGATAAGCGGCGAGGGCTTGTTCAATGTGAAGCATATCAATAAAGACCCCCATTCAATAAAACCGGCCGAAAGGTTTATCGTGCACTGCTCGGATATGAATATCGAAGTACTGGGCACAACCTTTAATGTACGGAGCCGTCACAATAAAACCGATGTAGGGCTGGTACAGGGAAAGATCAGGCTTGATTATGTCGACGCTGTATCTGCAAAGCAATCGCTGATTATGAAGCCGGGCGACTATGTGCGCCATGCTTATAAGAAAAACGTTACCCGCGTTTTCCTCCCGGTTCCGGAAAAGATCACCAAATGGACAAAGCACCAGCTTTTATTTAATGACGCTACCCTGGCGCAGATCAGCGAGATCATGACCGATGACTATGGTTATCATGTTAGTTTTTCAAGGCCCGAATTAACCACGCTCAAAATAGAGGGAGAAATAAATGTGCCGAATGTTGATGAGCTGATAGAAACCATCTCTACTACGCTTCCTGTGAAAATTATACGCACCGATAAAAATATCACTATTACTAAACAAAACTAA
- a CDS encoding RNA polymerase sigma factor, which translates to MSHEQIVHDDHNTATWLAFKEGNWDAYTRLYNNHFKILNNYGYKFTRDVNVIEDAIHDLFIRLWTNRAGLGNPVSVKNYLFKSLRSIIFRKLQSKSRFVDLEDEAEHNFPFEISFDQQIIADEEELELQKKIKFHIKTLPPRQQEIIYLRFYEGLGYDEIADIMEINVSSAYKLIYKAFDNLQDVLKASKLAIVLALYSCFCVNNH; encoded by the coding sequence ATGTCTCACGAACAAATTGTTCATGACGATCATAATACTGCTACGTGGCTTGCTTTTAAAGAAGGCAATTGGGATGCTTACACCCGCTTATATAACAATCATTTCAAGATCCTGAATAATTACGGTTACAAATTTACACGGGATGTAAACGTAATTGAAGATGCCATACACGATCTTTTCATTAGGCTCTGGACAAACAGGGCAGGCTTGGGCAACCCGGTTTCGGTAAAAAACTATCTCTTCAAATCCCTGCGGAGCATTATTTTCCGTAAGCTGCAATCAAAATCGCGCTTTGTTGACCTGGAAGACGAAGCTGAGCATAATTTCCCTTTCGAAATTTCATTTGATCAGCAGATTATTGCAGATGAAGAGGAACTGGAATTACAAAAAAAAATCAAGTTTCATATAAAAACATTGCCGCCGCGGCAGCAGGAAATCATATATCTCCGCTTTTACGAAGGTTTAGGTTATGATGAAATAGCCGATATCATGGAAATCAACGTGAGCTCGGCTTATAAATTGATCTATAAGGCCTTTGATAATCTTCAGGATGTACTTAAAGCATCCAAATTAGCAATTGTTTTAGCGCTGTATTCGTGCTTTTGCGTAAATAATCACTAA
- a CDS encoding LacI family DNA-binding transcriptional regulator — protein sequence MFESVTIKDIAKALGVSTSTVSRALNGSYEIGTETKKLVLEYAEKINYRPNPIALSLKEQKSHSIGVVVCEVANDYFSQAINGIESIAYNRGYHVIITQTHESFDRESANVKHLLSRHVDGLLVSLAAQTTDTSQYKYLLDKGFPIVFFDRAAPDLNTHKVVADNFQGSFNGTETLINSGFAKIAHLTNSNNLLISHERFDGYKAALDKHGIELRPEYIKHCNHGGMIQDEVELVLKELMALDDRPEAIFIGSDRLTISSMSILKKWGFKVPGDIAIAGFTNSDVVELFDPPLTVIRQPAFQIGQMATEMLIKTIESKWPVEEFTTEKVDTQLIVRSSSNKA from the coding sequence ATGTTTGAATCAGTCACTATTAAGGATATTGCCAAGGCTTTGGGTGTGTCAACCTCAACCGTATCACGGGCACTGAACGGGAGCTATGAAATAGGTACCGAAACCAAAAAGCTTGTCCTGGAGTATGCTGAAAAGATTAACTACCGCCCCAACCCTATCGCACTGAGCCTTAAGGAGCAAAAAAGCCACTCCATAGGTGTGGTAGTATGCGAGGTGGCTAATGACTATTTTTCGCAGGCCATTAATGGTATCGAATCCATCGCTTATAACCGGGGATACCATGTTATCATCACTCAAACGCACGAATCATTTGACAGGGAAAGCGCCAATGTAAAACACCTGCTCTCGAGGCATGTGGATGGCTTACTGGTGTCGTTAGCGGCGCAAACAACCGACACATCGCAATACAAATACCTGCTTGACAAAGGATTTCCGATAGTATTTTTTGACAGGGCCGCTCCCGATCTTAATACCCACAAGGTTGTTGCCGATAACTTCCAGGGATCATTTAATGGTACCGAAACGCTAATTAATTCGGGTTTTGCCAAAATTGCCCACCTTACCAATTCAAATAACCTGCTCATTAGCCATGAGCGTTTTGACGGCTATAAAGCAGCGCTTGATAAGCACGGCATCGAGCTCAGGCCCGAATACATTAAACATTGCAATCATGGGGGCATGATCCAGGACGAAGTTGAACTCGTACTGAAAGAATTAATGGCATTGGATGACCGCCCTGAAGCAATTTTTATTGGTAGCGACCGGCTCACAATCAGTAGTATGTCGATATTAAAAAAATGGGGCTTTAAGGTTCCCGGAGATATTGCTATTGCGGGTTTCACCAATTCGGATGTGGTTGAACTGTTTGATCCTCCATTAACGGTGATTCGTCAGCCAGCTTTCCAGATAGGACAAATGGCAACAGAAATGCTTATCAAAACCATTGAAAGTAAATGGCCGGTTGAAGAGTTTACTACCGAAAAGGTGGATACGCAATTGATTGTGCGGTCGTCGTCAAACAAAGCTTAA
- a CDS encoding DeoR/GlpR family DNA-binding transcription regulator has protein sequence MSKNTDRHKFILQKVETDGFVNVQDLSGELNVSEVTIRKDLKLLEDKNLLFRTHGGASKTNPYANDRPVAEKEKLNGPEKKKIAFEAAARIDANDSVIIASGTTMLALARAMQPNKHLTVVTAALPVALELLQHPKVDIVQLGGQMRNTSSSVTGNYAELMLDDMLCGVLFLGVDGIDPEIGLTTTNLSEARLNQKMINAAQTTIVLADSTKFGKRGLAKICALDQINEIITDSGISPAMLNMLEEKGVKVTVV, from the coding sequence ATGAGTAAAAATACCGATCGGCATAAGTTTATCCTGCAAAAAGTTGAGACAGATGGTTTTGTAAATGTGCAGGACCTGAGTGGCGAGTTAAATGTTTCGGAAGTTACCATCCGAAAGGACCTGAAACTTTTAGAAGATAAAAACCTGCTCTTCAGAACGCATGGCGGTGCAAGCAAAACAAATCCGTATGCCAATGATAGGCCGGTAGCCGAAAAGGAAAAACTGAACGGCCCCGAAAAGAAGAAAATAGCTTTCGAGGCCGCCGCCCGTATCGATGCTAACGATTCGGTTATTATAGCATCGGGTACTACCATGCTGGCGTTGGCCCGCGCTATGCAGCCCAATAAGCATCTTACGGTAGTTACCGCTGCATTGCCGGTAGCGCTTGAACTTTTGCAGCATCCCAAGGTTGACATTGTTCAATTGGGTGGACAAATGCGGAATACCTCATCATCGGTAACAGGCAACTATGCCGAGCTGATGTTGGATGATATGTTATGCGGTGTACTGTTTTTAGGGGTAGATGGCATCGATCCGGAAATAGGGTTAACCACTACCAATTTATCCGAAGCAAGGCTCAATCAAAAAATGATCAATGCAGCCCAAACTACTATTGTACTGGCCGATAGTACAAAGTTCGGCAAGCGTGGCCTGGCAAAGATCTGCGCGCTTGACCAAATCAATGAGATCATTACCGATAGTGGCATTAGCCCTGCAATGCTCAATATGCTGGAAGAAAAAGGGGTAAAGGTTACTGTCGTTTAG
- a CDS encoding glycerol-3-phosphate dehydrogenase/oxidase produces MNPFTREANLEHLTNTEKIWDLIIIGGGATGLGAAVDAASRGFSTLLLEQADFAKGTSSRATKLVHGGVRYLAQGDIGLVREALRERGLLLNNAPHLVKNESFIIPNYSWWDGVFYTIGLSIYDILAGKLSFGRAKHISKKETIKRLPGIQEKGLHGSVVYHDGQFDDSRLAINLAQTAIEQGATLLNYFKVSGLIKGTSGKIAGVTATDIETGINYELKAKTVINATGVFVDDVLKMDTPEKKPMVRPSQGVHLVLDRSFLPAEDALMIPKTEDGRVLFAVPWHEKLLIGTTDTPIDSHSLEPVALDEEVEFILRTAGKYLTKAPTRADVLSVFAGLRPLAAPQDGSSKTKEISRSHKLIVSDSGLITITGGKWTTYRKMAEDIVNQAIKTGGLQNTPCKTESLAIHGSRPNPDRTNPMFVYGTDIEKIQALYDENPDWKNQINPEGSYTKGEVIWSVRNEMARSVEDILARRTRVLFLNARLAIKMAPEVAHLMAGELGKDTAWETTQINAFNETAKNYILTPH; encoded by the coding sequence ATGAATCCATTTACAAGGGAAGCAAATCTTGAGCACCTTACCAATACCGAAAAGATCTGGGACCTGATTATCATAGGTGGTGGCGCTACAGGCCTTGGTGCCGCGGTGGATGCAGCATCGCGTGGTTTCTCTACTTTATTATTGGAACAGGCAGATTTTGCCAAGGGTACTTCGAGCCGGGCTACGAAACTGGTTCATGGAGGGGTACGCTACCTTGCACAAGGGGATATTGGATTGGTACGCGAAGCTTTGCGCGAGCGGGGATTACTATTAAACAACGCCCCGCACCTTGTAAAAAACGAAAGTTTTATTATCCCCAATTACAGTTGGTGGGATGGTGTTTTTTACACCATAGGCCTCAGTATTTACGATATCCTTGCAGGCAAGCTGAGCTTTGGCCGGGCAAAACATATCTCCAAAAAAGAAACTATTAAACGCTTACCCGGCATACAAGAAAAAGGCCTGCATGGTAGCGTTGTTTATCATGACGGACAGTTTGATGACTCCCGTTTAGCGATTAACCTGGCGCAAACTGCCATTGAGCAAGGCGCAACGCTATTAAATTACTTCAAAGTAAGCGGATTGATCAAAGGTACGAGTGGCAAAATTGCGGGAGTAACAGCTACCGATATCGAAACGGGCATTAACTATGAATTGAAAGCAAAAACTGTAATTAATGCTACCGGCGTTTTTGTTGACGACGTACTTAAAATGGATACGCCAGAAAAGAAACCAATGGTTAGGCCAAGCCAGGGTGTTCACCTTGTACTCGACCGGTCATTTTTACCGGCAGAGGATGCCCTGATGATCCCGAAAACAGAAGACGGGCGTGTGCTTTTCGCGGTTCCGTGGCATGAGAAATTATTAATAGGCACTACTGACACCCCTATCGACTCCCATAGCCTTGAACCGGTAGCACTGGATGAGGAAGTGGAATTTATATTAAGGACAGCAGGAAAATACCTGACTAAAGCCCCTACCCGCGCCGATGTTTTAAGTGTATTTGCCGGTTTACGGCCCCTTGCTGCCCCCCAGGACGGTTCATCAAAAACAAAAGAAATTTCACGAAGCCATAAACTGATTGTCTCTGATTCGGGATTAATTACCATAACCGGAGGCAAATGGACAACCTACCGTAAAATGGCAGAGGATATTGTTAACCAGGCCATCAAAACCGGCGGACTCCAAAACACGCCTTGTAAAACAGAATCATTAGCTATCCATGGCAGCAGGCCAAATCCCGACCGCACAAACCCCATGTTTGTTTATGGGACTGACATCGAGAAAATACAGGCTTTATATGACGAAAATCCTGACTGGAAAAACCAAATTAACCCTGAAGGTAGCTATACTAAAGGCGAAGTAATCTGGTCTGTACGGAATGAAATGGCAAGAAGCGTTGAAGATATCCTGGCACGCCGAACGAGGGTTTTATTTTTAAATGCCCGCCTGGCTATCAAAATGGCACCTGAAGTAGCCCACCTTATGGCCGGCGAATTAGGAAAAGATACAGCGTGGGAAACGACGCAGATAAACGCATTTAACGAAACAGCAAAAAATTATATACTCACACCGCATTAA
- the glpK gene encoding glycerol kinase GlpK has product MQEYILALDQGTTSSRAIIFDHAGKIITSAQKEFKQYFPKPGWVEHDPNEIWAGQISVAVEAIAKAGLGGGNIKAIGITNQRETTIVWNRKTGEHIYNAIVWQDRRTADFCDELKQKGHSDMIRDKTGLVIDAYFSGSKIKWILDNVEGARAQAEAGELAFGTVDSWLIWQLTRSEVHATDVTNAGRTMLFNIRTQQWDDELLQLFNIPKSILPEVKQSSELYGHTANNIFAQRIPIAGIAGDQHAALFGQMCIDKAMVKNTYGTGCFMLMNIGQEFIKSKNNLLTTIAWKINGEITYAFEGSIFIGGAVVQWLRDGLGIIKTSADIEKLATSVKDTAGVYFVPAFAGLGAPYWDPEVRGAIVGLTRGATAAHISRAALASIAYQTMDVLKAMEADAGMEIKELRVDGGATANNLLMQFQSDVLNCKVIRPEVTETTALGVAYMAGLAVGYWKDIAEIQHLWAVEAEFNPGDDLEEVKTGIAGWERAVSTAQCWSNSGHPVSAI; this is encoded by the coding sequence ATGCAGGAATATATTTTAGCGCTCGACCAGGGCACTACCAGTTCGCGGGCCATAATTTTTGACCACGCTGGCAAGATCATTACTTCGGCACAAAAAGAATTTAAGCAGTACTTTCCAAAACCAGGCTGGGTTGAGCACGACCCTAATGAGATTTGGGCAGGCCAGATCTCTGTAGCTGTAGAAGCGATTGCAAAAGCGGGATTAGGCGGCGGAAACATCAAAGCCATTGGCATCACCAATCAGCGTGAAACCACCATAGTTTGGAACCGCAAAACCGGCGAACATATTTATAACGCGATAGTTTGGCAAGACAGGCGCACCGCCGACTTTTGTGATGAGCTGAAACAAAAGGGCCATAGCGATATGATCCGCGATAAAACCGGCCTCGTGATAGATGCCTACTTTTCGGGTTCAAAAATCAAATGGATTTTGGATAACGTTGAAGGTGCAAGAGCGCAGGCCGAAGCAGGCGAGCTGGCCTTTGGCACGGTTGACAGCTGGCTGATATGGCAATTAACCCGCAGCGAAGTACATGCTACTGATGTAACTAACGCGGGCCGCACCATGTTATTTAACATCCGTACCCAGCAATGGGATGATGAGCTGTTGCAATTATTTAATATCCCCAAAAGCATATTGCCCGAAGTAAAGCAATCGAGCGAACTATATGGTCATACTGCCAACAATATATTCGCGCAAAGAATCCCTATCGCGGGTATCGCCGGCGATCAGCATGCGGCCTTATTCGGGCAAATGTGTATTGATAAAGCCATGGTGAAAAACACTTACGGCACGGGTTGTTTCATGCTGATGAATATTGGCCAGGAGTTTATTAAATCGAAAAACAACCTGCTTACCACCATTGCCTGGAAAATAAACGGCGAAATCACTTATGCTTTTGAGGGTAGTATTTTTATAGGAGGCGCGGTTGTACAATGGTTGCGCGATGGTCTTGGCATCATTAAAACCTCGGCCGATATTGAAAAACTGGCTACATCCGTAAAAGATACCGCCGGCGTTTACTTTGTGCCCGCATTTGCAGGCCTGGGAGCGCCCTACTGGGACCCCGAAGTTCGCGGAGCAATAGTTGGCTTAACCCGCGGAGCGACTGCGGCACATATTTCAAGGGCGGCATTGGCATCAATTGCTTATCAAACCATGGATGTACTTAAAGCCATGGAAGCCGATGCAGGCATGGAAATTAAAGAGCTCAGGGTTGATGGTGGCGCTACGGCCAATAACCTGCTAATGCAATTTCAATCAGACGTATTAAACTGTAAAGTGATCCGACCAGAGGTTACCGAAACCACAGCGCTTGGCGTAGCCTATATGGCCGGCTTGGCCGTAGGTTACTGGAAAGATATAGCCGAAATTCAGCATCTATGGGCAGTTGAAGCCGAATTTAATCCGGGTGATGACCTGGAAGAAGTAAAAACCGGTATAGCGGGTTGGGAACGCGCGGTAAGCACGGCCCAATGCTGGTCTAATTCCGGTCATCCTGTATCCGCTATTTAA
- a CDS encoding MIP/aquaporin family protein, with product MSPFVAELIGTMLMILLGDGVVANVVLKDTKGNNGGWIVITTAWGLAVFVGVVVAGPYSGAHLNPAVTIALAIAGKFAWANIVPYIIAQFAGACMGAFLVWIMYYDHFKRTNDPGSILAVFCTGPAVRNYVSNIASEIIGAFVLLFTIFYIAGAEITPAKTPIGLGSIGAIPVALLVWVIGLSLGGTTGYAINPARDLGPRFMHMILPIKGKGTSDWAYAWIPVIAPLVGASIAAILYLSIK from the coding sequence ATGTCTCCATTTGTAGCCGAACTGATAGGCACCATGCTCATGATATTATTAGGCGATGGCGTAGTGGCCAACGTAGTTTTAAAAGATACCAAAGGAAACAACGGCGGATGGATAGTGATCACGACAGCCTGGGGTCTGGCGGTTTTTGTTGGAGTAGTAGTTGCAGGGCCATATAGCGGCGCTCACCTTAACCCGGCTGTGACCATAGCACTTGCTATTGCAGGTAAGTTTGCCTGGGCGAACATTGTACCCTATATCATTGCCCAATTTGCAGGCGCCTGTATGGGTGCTTTTTTAGTTTGGATCATGTATTACGATCACTTCAAGCGCACCAATGATCCGGGCTCTATACTGGCGGTATTTTGTACCGGCCCCGCGGTACGCAATTATGTTTCCAATATTGCCAGTGAAATAATTGGCGCGTTTGTATTACTCTTCACTATCTTTTATATCGCCGGCGCTGAGATCACACCTGCTAAAACCCCTATTGGCCTGGGCTCAATCGGTGCAATCCCGGTAGCTTTATTAGTATGGGTGATAGGCCTGTCGTTAGGTGGAACCACCGGTTACGCCATTAATCCCGCCCGCGACCTTGGCCCGCGTTTTATGCACATGATACTACCGATAAAAGGTAAAGGCACCAGCGACTGGGCTTATGCCTGGATCCCCGTTATCGCTCCCTTAGTTGGTGCTTCTATTGCAGCTATACTGTATCTTTCTATAAAGTAA